A region of Streptomyces paludis DNA encodes the following proteins:
- the asnB gene encoding asparagine synthase (glutamine-hydrolyzing): MCGITGWVSYSRNLSSEQETIDDMTETMAYRGPDDRGTWTSGPVALGHRRLAVIDLPGGRQPMTLDTPDGPLTLVYSGETYNFEELREELAGRGHRFTTGSDTEVVLHGYQEWGPAVAGRLNGMYAFAVWDGRERKLVMIRDRMGIKPLYYYPTDDGVLFGSEPKAILANPLARREVALDGLRELFAFVKTPGQAVWEGMREVEPGTVVTVDPNGLRTHTYWTLETRPHTDSQDESVAQVRALLDDIVRRQLVADVPRSTLLSGGLDSSVITALAARQLGEAGETLRSFTVDFVGQTDNFTASELRGTPDTPFARDMARAAGTNHHDIVLDSGRFADPEVRSQTIRARDIPMGLVDLDPSLYMLFKGVRQHSTVVLSGESADEVFGGYRQFFDPRAREADTFPWLMKFAEQAGDDGDILTADAVRALDLDRFVRDSYRSAVSGLQRLDGESDFEFTMRRMCYLHLTRFVRTLLDRKDRVSMAVGLEVRVPFCDHRLVEYVYNTPWSMKSFDGREKSLLREATADVLPRSVYDRVKSPYPSTQDLGYTEALKRHVQDILAKPSHQVFDLVSRDWAERVVKTDTRRISLSARCGLDRTLDLALWMDMYQPTLTLS; the protein is encoded by the coding sequence ATGTGCGGAATTACCGGATGGGTCTCGTACAGCAGGAACCTCTCCTCTGAGCAGGAGACCATCGACGACATGACCGAGACGATGGCCTACCGGGGTCCGGACGACCGCGGTACCTGGACGTCCGGGCCCGTCGCACTCGGCCACCGGCGGCTGGCGGTCATCGACCTGCCCGGCGGCCGGCAGCCGATGACGCTGGACACCCCGGACGGCCCGCTCACCCTCGTCTACTCGGGCGAGACCTACAACTTCGAAGAGCTGCGCGAGGAACTCGCGGGCCGCGGCCACCGCTTCACCACCGGCTCCGACACCGAGGTCGTGCTCCACGGCTACCAGGAGTGGGGCCCGGCGGTGGCCGGACGCCTCAACGGCATGTACGCGTTTGCCGTCTGGGACGGGCGCGAGCGCAAGCTCGTGATGATCCGCGACCGGATGGGCATCAAGCCGCTGTACTACTACCCCACCGACGACGGGGTGCTCTTCGGCTCGGAGCCCAAGGCGATCCTCGCCAACCCCCTCGCCCGCCGCGAAGTCGCCCTCGACGGCCTGCGGGAGCTGTTCGCCTTCGTCAAGACCCCCGGACAGGCCGTCTGGGAGGGCATGCGCGAGGTCGAGCCGGGCACCGTTGTCACCGTCGACCCCAACGGCCTCCGTACACACACGTACTGGACGCTGGAGACCCGCCCGCACACCGACAGCCAGGACGAGTCCGTCGCACAGGTACGCGCTCTCCTCGACGACATCGTGCGCCGCCAGCTGGTCGCCGACGTACCGCGCTCCACCCTGCTCTCCGGCGGTCTGGACTCCTCGGTCATCACCGCGCTCGCCGCGCGGCAGCTGGGCGAGGCGGGCGAGACCCTCCGCAGCTTCACCGTCGACTTCGTCGGCCAGACCGACAACTTCACCGCCAGCGAACTGCGCGGCACCCCCGACACCCCCTTCGCGCGGGACATGGCACGCGCCGCCGGCACCAACCACCACGACATCGTTCTCGACTCCGGTCGGTTCGCGGACCCCGAGGTGCGCTCACAGACGATCCGCGCGCGGGACATCCCCATGGGCCTGGTCGACCTGGACCCCTCGCTGTACATGCTGTTCAAGGGCGTACGGCAGCACTCGACGGTCGTCCTCTCCGGCGAGTCGGCCGATGAGGTCTTCGGCGGCTACCGGCAGTTCTTCGACCCCCGGGCGCGCGAGGCCGACACCTTCCCCTGGCTGATGAAGTTCGCCGAACAGGCCGGCGACGACGGCGACATCCTCACCGCGGACGCCGTCCGCGCCCTCGATCTGGACCGCTTCGTACGCGACAGCTACCGGTCCGCCGTCTCCGGTCTCCAACGCCTCGACGGCGAGAGCGACTTCGAGTTCACGATGCGGAGGATGTGCTATCTGCACCTGACCCGCTTCGTCCGCACCCTGCTGGACCGCAAGGACCGCGTGAGCATGGCGGTGGGCCTGGAGGTACGCGTCCCCTTCTGCGACCACCGGCTCGTGGAGTACGTCTACAACACCCCCTGGTCGATGAAGTCCTTCGACGGCCGCGAGAAGAGCCTGCTGCGCGAGGCCACCGCGGATGTTCTCCCCCGCTCCGTGTACGACCGGGTCAAGAGCCCCTACCCGTCCACCCAGGACCTCGGCTACACCGAGGCGCTCAAGCGGCATGTGCAGGACATTCTCGCCAAGCCCTCCCACCAGGTCTTCGACCTCGTCAGCAGGGACTGGGCGGAGCGCGTCGTCAAGACCGATACGCGGCGGATCAGCCTGTCGGCCCGGTGCGGGCTGGACCGCACGCTGGACCTGGCCCTCTGGATGGACATGTACCAGCCGACCCTGACGCTCTCCTGA
- a CDS encoding cytochrome P450, whose product MATSPDALADALTLPGPVGADRRGWRRAYDADPAGFLSASQERWGDTFTLDKNLVVVGDPDMAHQILVATDRESVIGPDRLEGRFPTAEETREWMGTRKLIGRVLTPQAVRGQLPRLEQAVSTGLESLAGGGPFDPMAVTHETCLRAFLPMYLPGPAPAVVSALRDSIRAALVLADAGVHLPRWWPSSMRRRVLTARRRVHAELRALITAQRPDDQVPSDSPTLSDLLRTASVPTDQAVHVLGNALSKGLPATAGAWSWLLHDLAARPDDMARIRDEAIACRASGEELSYTRAFVRESMRTHPPAWLLARETTAPTAVSERCTVPAGTTLFVSPYLIHRDPRYWPDPHRFTPDRWTSPHTERHRYAYLPFGAGPRVCVGLHLGEVLLTLTAARIATDHHLTVTTPATAPAFRSVLQPTGIRLQLTRRAPGA is encoded by the coding sequence ATGGCGACCTCACCTGACGCACTGGCTGACGCACTGACGCTACCCGGACCTGTCGGAGCGGATCGCCGCGGATGGCGCCGTGCCTATGACGCCGACCCGGCCGGATTCCTCTCCGCGAGCCAGGAGCGGTGGGGGGACACCTTCACCCTCGACAAGAACCTGGTGGTGGTCGGTGATCCCGACATGGCGCACCAGATCCTGGTGGCCACCGACCGTGAGTCGGTGATCGGCCCGGACCGGCTCGAAGGGCGCTTCCCCACCGCCGAGGAGACCCGGGAGTGGATGGGGACGCGCAAGCTGATCGGCCGGGTTCTCACACCCCAGGCCGTCCGGGGCCAGCTGCCACGGCTGGAGCAGGCCGTGAGCACCGGCCTGGAATCGCTCGCCGGAGGCGGGCCGTTCGACCCGATGGCGGTGACGCACGAAACCTGTCTGCGCGCCTTCCTGCCGATGTATCTCCCCGGCCCCGCGCCCGCGGTGGTATCCGCGCTGCGGGACTCCATCAGGGCTGCCCTTGTACTGGCCGACGCCGGCGTGCATCTGCCCCGCTGGTGGCCCAGCTCGATGCGACGGCGGGTGCTCACCGCTCGCCGCCGGGTCCACGCCGAGCTGCGCGCGCTGATCACCGCTCAGCGCCCCGACGACCAAGTGCCGAGCGACAGCCCGACCTTGTCGGACCTGCTGCGCACCGCCTCCGTTCCCACTGATCAGGCGGTCCATGTCCTGGGCAACGCGCTGTCGAAGGGACTGCCCGCCACGGCCGGCGCCTGGAGCTGGCTGCTGCACGACCTGGCCGCCCGTCCCGACGACATGGCACGTATCCGCGACGAGGCCATCGCCTGCCGGGCATCCGGTGAGGAGCTGTCGTACACCCGGGCGTTCGTCCGGGAATCGATGCGCACTCACCCGCCCGCCTGGCTGCTGGCCCGCGAGACGACCGCGCCGACCGCGGTCAGCGAGCGGTGCACCGTCCCCGCCGGTACGACCCTCTTCGTCAGCCCGTATCTGATCCACCGCGACCCTCGTTACTGGCCCGATCCCCACCGGTTCACCCCGGACCGCTGGACGTCCCCGCACACCGAGCGGCACCGCTACGCCTATCTGCCCTTCGGTGCCGGGCCCCGGGTCTGTGTCGGCCTGCATCTGGGCGAGGTCCTGCTGACGCTGACCGCGGCCCGTATCGCCACCGATCACCACCTCACCGTCACCACCCCGGCCACCGCACCGGCCTTCCGCTCCGTGCTCCAGCCGACCGGGATCCGTCTCCAACTCACCCGCCGCGCTCCGGGCGCCTGA
- a CDS encoding ABC transporter ATP-binding protein, with protein MSLLLEEQRPTAPRPPAPEAARLRPLSVIPGRQRWHVDVVGRDPAVARLLEELLLAGTGIQRARANPVTGRVLVVHDPAIPSAQVATVLGEAVGRAVFAAHGSGAGRRREHTSGPGTSTPAAPGRAETAPAPAALPSSEKDGAPDRTTAPGPRTSSPGPLVRGAVGAIAVGCAWLCRKLLTRPLVGLGVALTATAAVVKRASGRSTAQDTPHTDVHEAADESTGRHPLLRMLGPHRRMAAWACLLSTIGQIVEAAVFVLIAAGVLLLANGGNATLAQLGITAFPGQLAFLAGATALVCLASSALNYSATAAWHDVGHEVEHDWRVRTHAHAQRLPMAYLEDERTHHIASVLSDDIGQIGPFLGNAPHEAVQLATSIALLVPVFCFMAPQLAWIAFAPIPLMAWLSYRHYDRAVNEQAVANERRTGMSGRISETLQAAITVKSSCTETHEDERLADLSLQYTEANKRTDRGTAAQGLIVRACAMAALPTVLLFGGMAVFSGQMSAAVVTPLIEMPGLALYRLSRLGAVTDQYQRALAAFGRVERTNQLPIEPATGRDELPAVPLTGPVTGRIDLRDVTFSYPGRPPVISNLSLEVPAGRTTAIVGVTGAGKSTIAKLLLRLRDRDDGLILLDGVDVNDLSLQDLRRTIGYVGQDPYLFDTTIGDNIRYGAFDASDDQVTAAARIAGAHDFVQALPLGYRTPVGERGAALSGGQRQRVSLARTILRDPPVVILDEATSAVDNETEAAIQRALNAFGHQRTMLVIAHRLSTVRDADLIYVLDSGGVPAERGTHQELVQQGGLYANLWKLQAGEQTRRTTARKAGKKAASRPAKPAVES; from the coding sequence ATGAGCTTGCTTCTCGAAGAACAGCGCCCCACGGCCCCGCGGCCCCCCGCCCCCGAAGCCGCCCGGCTACGGCCCCTTTCGGTGATCCCCGGCCGGCAGCGCTGGCATGTCGACGTGGTGGGCCGCGATCCCGCGGTGGCACGGCTGCTGGAGGAACTGCTGCTGGCGGGCACGGGTATCCAGCGGGCCCGGGCCAATCCCGTCACCGGCCGGGTCCTGGTCGTACACGACCCGGCCATCCCGTCGGCCCAGGTGGCGACGGTGCTCGGAGAAGCCGTGGGGCGAGCGGTCTTCGCCGCGCACGGCAGCGGTGCGGGGCGGAGGCGCGAACACACCTCCGGTCCCGGTACGAGTACGCCGGCCGCGCCCGGACGGGCGGAGACCGCCCCCGCGCCGGCCGCCCTGCCGTCGTCGGAGAAGGACGGTGCCCCCGACCGCACCACCGCGCCCGGTCCCCGCACCTCATCCCCGGGGCCGCTCGTCAGGGGCGCGGTCGGCGCGATCGCCGTCGGCTGTGCGTGGCTCTGCCGGAAGTTGCTCACTCGACCGCTCGTCGGCCTCGGCGTGGCCCTGACGGCGACCGCGGCGGTTGTCAAACGCGCCTCGGGACGTTCCACCGCTCAGGACACACCACACACCGACGTGCACGAGGCAGCGGACGAGAGCACGGGCAGGCATCCCCTATTGCGGATGCTCGGCCCGCACAGACGCATGGCCGCATGGGCCTGTCTGCTCTCGACCATCGGGCAGATCGTCGAGGCAGCGGTGTTTGTCCTCATCGCCGCGGGTGTGCTGCTCCTGGCCAACGGCGGGAACGCCACACTGGCCCAGCTGGGAATCACCGCCTTCCCGGGTCAACTCGCCTTCCTCGCCGGGGCCACCGCGCTGGTGTGCCTGGCGAGCAGCGCCCTGAACTACAGCGCGACGGCCGCATGGCACGACGTGGGCCACGAGGTGGAGCACGACTGGCGCGTCCGTACCCACGCGCACGCGCAGCGACTGCCGATGGCCTACCTGGAGGACGAGCGCACCCATCACATCGCCTCCGTACTGTCCGACGACATCGGCCAGATCGGCCCCTTCCTGGGCAACGCACCCCACGAAGCGGTCCAGTTGGCCACCAGCATCGCCCTGCTGGTGCCCGTCTTCTGCTTCATGGCGCCCCAGCTCGCCTGGATCGCGTTCGCGCCGATCCCGCTGATGGCATGGCTCTCGTACCGACACTACGACCGGGCGGTGAACGAACAGGCGGTGGCCAACGAGCGGCGCACGGGCATGAGCGGCCGTATCAGTGAGACGCTCCAGGCCGCCATCACGGTCAAGTCCTCGTGCACCGAGACACACGAGGACGAGCGGCTGGCCGATCTCAGCCTCCAGTACACCGAGGCGAACAAGCGCACCGACCGCGGCACCGCGGCGCAGGGTCTGATCGTACGGGCCTGTGCGATGGCGGCGCTGCCGACCGTGCTGCTGTTCGGCGGCATGGCGGTCTTCAGCGGCCAGATGTCCGCCGCCGTGGTCACCCCGCTGATCGAGATGCCCGGCCTGGCCCTGTACCGGCTGTCCCGGCTCGGCGCGGTCACCGACCAGTATCAGCGCGCGCTCGCCGCCTTCGGACGCGTGGAGCGTACGAACCAGCTGCCCATCGAGCCGGCGACCGGCCGCGACGAGCTGCCCGCCGTCCCGCTCACCGGCCCGGTCACCGGCCGGATCGACCTGCGCGACGTCACCTTCTCGTATCCCGGCAGGCCGCCCGTGATCAGCAACCTCTCCCTGGAGGTGCCCGCCGGCCGCACCACCGCCATCGTCGGTGTCACCGGGGCGGGCAAGAGCACGATCGCCAAGCTGCTGCTGCGCCTGCGTGACCGTGACGACGGGCTGATCCTCCTGGACGGCGTCGACGTCAACGACCTGTCTCTCCAGGATCTGCGCCGGACCATCGGCTATGTGGGCCAGGATCCGTATCTGTTCGACACCACGATCGGCGACAACATCCGCTACGGCGCCTTCGACGCGTCGGACGACCAGGTGACGGCCGCCGCGCGCATCGCCGGTGCGCATGACTTCGTCCAGGCACTCCCGCTCGGCTACCGCACCCCCGTCGGGGAACGTGGCGCGGCCCTGTCCGGTGGTCAACGCCAACGCGTCTCCCTGGCCCGTACGATCCTGCGCGACCCGCCGGTCGTGATCCTCGACGAGGCCACCTCGGCCGTGGACAACGAGACCGAGGCCGCGATCCAGCGCGCGCTGAACGCCTTCGGTCACCAACGGACCATGCTCGTGATCGCCCACCGGCTGTCCACCGTGCGTGACGCCGATCTCATCTACGTCCTCGACAGCGGTGGCGTTCCCGCCGAGCGCGGCACCCACCAGGAGCTGGTCCAACAGGGCGGCCTGTACGCCAACTTGTGGAAGCTCCAGGCGGGAGAGCAGACGCGGCGCACCACCGCTCGGAAGGCCGGCAAGAAAGCGGCTTCCCGGCCGGCGAAACCGGCCGTCGAAAGCTGA
- a CDS encoding DUF5132 domain-containing protein: protein MLPVVPPFLLGLLVAPLAKRLAKPLVFGVVKTSVGLAMEVKKVAHQANEGLHDLAAEATAEMISAQLRADADADTKLVKPRSEATASGTAGPNH, encoded by the coding sequence ATGCTGCCTGTTGTCCCTCCCTTCCTGCTCGGTCTTCTCGTAGCACCGTTGGCGAAGCGCCTCGCGAAGCCACTGGTGTTCGGCGTCGTCAAGACGTCGGTGGGCCTTGCGATGGAGGTGAAGAAGGTGGCGCACCAGGCCAACGAGGGGCTCCACGACCTCGCCGCGGAGGCGACCGCCGAGATGATCAGCGCCCAGCTGCGGGCCGACGCGGACGCGGACACCAAGCTGGTGAAGCCCCGGTCCGAGGCCACCGCGTCGGGCACCGCCGGCCCGAACCACTGA
- a CDS encoding DUF5132 domain-containing protein, producing the protein MPPVVLPFLVGVIVSPLAQKIVKPLARGAVKSSVGLTVSVKQACARARAEVQGAAAVAAAQHAVEAPAPVGTAEATPSATPHGATER; encoded by the coding sequence GTGCCACCTGTTGTGCTTCCTTTCCTCGTGGGTGTGATCGTGTCTCCGCTGGCACAGAAGATCGTGAAACCCCTCGCACGCGGCGCGGTGAAGAGTTCGGTGGGGCTCACCGTCAGTGTCAAACAGGCATGCGCCAGGGCGCGTGCCGAGGTGCAGGGTGCGGCAGCCGTGGCGGCTGCCCAGCATGCCGTCGAGGCCCCGGCTCCGGTGGGCACCGCCGAGGCCACGCCTTCCGCAACCCCACACGGCGCGACCGAGCGGTAG
- a CDS encoding helix-turn-helix domain-containing protein yields MVRSSRDGTNPGTWRRETGTVVRRAAALPERAGGPFAIVAGSRVPHAPTEWAPHSHPLHELVWVRGGTLTSRVENRIFTVSEGHGLWMPAHVVHGGRATAGARFHDAFFAPDRTPFAFTEPVAIAMTPVLESLLTHLSRTDLDAAARARAEAVVFDVLQPSERQFTLRLPGDARIDAITEALLDDPADHRSLDEWARALNTSDRTITRAFRHATGLSFAQWRQALRVHWALTMLSEGHDVQTVSETLGYAQPSTFIAAFRRVMGTTPGAFFDVTD; encoded by the coding sequence ATGGTCCGATCGTCTCGTGATGGTACGAATCCCGGGACATGGCGGCGCGAGACGGGCACCGTGGTGCGCCGGGCCGCGGCGCTTCCGGAGCGGGCCGGGGGTCCCTTCGCGATCGTCGCCGGGTCACGGGTGCCGCATGCCCCCACGGAGTGGGCGCCGCACTCGCACCCTCTGCACGAGCTGGTCTGGGTACGTGGGGGAACGCTGACGTCCCGCGTGGAGAACCGTATCTTCACCGTGTCCGAGGGGCATGGGCTGTGGATGCCGGCCCATGTGGTGCACGGCGGCCGGGCCACCGCGGGCGCGCGGTTCCACGACGCGTTCTTCGCCCCCGACCGCACTCCGTTCGCCTTTACGGAGCCGGTGGCGATCGCGATGACGCCGGTGCTGGAGTCGTTGCTGACCCATCTGTCCCGCACGGATCTCGACGCGGCGGCCCGGGCGCGGGCCGAGGCGGTCGTGTTCGACGTACTCCAGCCGTCGGAGCGCCAGTTCACGCTGCGGCTGCCCGGCGACGCGCGGATCGACGCGATCACCGAAGCCCTGCTGGACGACCCCGCCGACCACCGCTCGCTGGACGAGTGGGCGCGGGCGCTGAACACCAGCGACCGTACGATCACCCGCGCGTTCCGCCACGCGACGGGACTGTCCTTCGCGCAGTGGCGGCAGGCGCTGCGGGTGCACTGGGCGCTGACGATGCTCTCCGAGGGGCACGACGTGCAGACCGTCTCCGAGACCCTCGGCTACGCGCAGCCCAGCACCTTCATCGCCGCCTTCCGCCGGGTCATGGGAACCACGCCGGGCGCGTTCTTCGACGTGACCGACTGA
- a CDS encoding ABC transporter ATP-binding protein: MFTNSSALGGHDLVLRYGGTPVVHGVSLALEPGRATALVGPNGSGKSTLLRALSRLHRVDGGRVTLGARDGRPEREASLLSARQFAREVTLFSQSRPAPQGLTVAEVVAFGRHPYRRGFAGLSAEDRAAIEHAMGVTGVRDMSGRPVGELSGGEMQRVWLAACLAQDTGVVLLDEPTNHLDLRYQIETLDLVRDLVEEHGAAVGIVLHDLDHASRVADTLVLMHAGRVHAAGTPIDVLTAENIGAVYDIRVEVGVDPRTGRLRIDPLGRHSARGGASAASTNRKKEDLS, translated from the coding sequence ATGTTCACGAACTCCTCCGCCCTCGGCGGCCACGATCTGGTGCTGCGGTACGGCGGGACCCCGGTCGTCCACGGCGTCTCGCTGGCCCTGGAGCCCGGCCGCGCGACCGCTCTGGTGGGGCCCAACGGCAGCGGGAAGTCCACGCTGCTGCGCGCGCTCTCCCGGCTGCACCGGGTGGACGGCGGCCGGGTGACGCTGGGTGCCCGTGACGGCCGTCCCGAACGCGAGGCATCGCTGCTCAGCGCCCGTCAGTTCGCCCGCGAGGTCACCCTGTTCTCCCAGTCGAGACCCGCGCCCCAGGGGCTGACGGTGGCGGAGGTCGTAGCGTTCGGACGCCACCCCTACCGGCGCGGCTTCGCCGGTCTGTCCGCCGAGGACCGCGCCGCCATCGAGCATGCCATGGGCGTCACCGGCGTACGGGACATGTCCGGGCGGCCGGTCGGCGAACTCTCCGGCGGGGAGATGCAGCGTGTCTGGCTCGCGGCCTGTCTGGCCCAGGACACCGGCGTCGTACTGCTGGACGAGCCGACGAACCACCTGGACCTGCGCTATCAGATCGAGACGCTCGACCTGGTGCGCGACCTGGTCGAGGAGCACGGCGCCGCGGTGGGGATCGTGCTGCACGACCTCGACCACGCCTCCCGGGTCGCGGACACGCTGGTCCTGATGCACGCCGGCCGTGTGCACGCCGCGGGCACCCCCATCGACGTACTCACCGCGGAGAACATCGGCGCCGTCTACGACATCCGTGTCGAGGTCGGTGTGGACCCCCGCACGGGCCGTCTGCGTATCGACCCACTCGGGCGGCACTCCGCCCGCGGCGGCGCGTCCGCCGCTTCAACGAACCGTAAGAAAGAGGACCTTTCATGA
- a CDS encoding iron-siderophore ABC transporter substrate-binding protein: MNRARRLAASASAGLVVLAATACGTTSVEKTEAAAESAAPASKSCADDTTATSDKPVSFKDGVGRQVTLDKPAKRIAVLEWQQVEDALTLCVTPTAVSDAKGYSTWVSAEKLPAGVTDIGSREEPDLDTLYAAKPDLIVVEAFKADDETIKKLEKRGVPVMATRGAYPADPIGNMRQVFSMIGEATGRTERADQVLKEFDEHLATAKKQVADADLPTKDFLFFDGWLQGGNLTVRPYAKGALFTEIGEQLGMKPAWTKDVNKAHGNGGVNASYGLAQTDVEGLTGVGNANLFYANDEGAGGYVKALQKNPIWKSLPAVKEGRAHSFPARVWGAGGPRSCAQAIDAYVDVLTSKK; the protein is encoded by the coding sequence ATGAACCGTGCCCGTCGTCTGGCCGCGTCAGCCTCCGCGGGGCTTGTCGTCCTCGCCGCAACGGCGTGCGGCACGACCAGTGTCGAGAAGACCGAGGCCGCCGCCGAGAGCGCGGCCCCCGCGTCGAAGAGCTGTGCCGATGACACCACGGCGACCTCCGACAAGCCGGTGTCCTTCAAGGACGGGGTCGGCCGGCAGGTGACGCTCGACAAGCCCGCCAAGCGGATCGCCGTCCTGGAGTGGCAGCAGGTCGAGGACGCGCTGACGCTCTGTGTCACCCCCACCGCGGTCTCCGACGCGAAGGGATACAGCACCTGGGTCAGCGCGGAGAAGCTGCCCGCCGGGGTGACGGACATCGGCAGCCGTGAGGAGCCCGACCTCGACACCCTGTACGCGGCGAAGCCCGACCTCATCGTCGTGGAGGCGTTCAAGGCCGACGACGAGACCATCAAGAAGCTGGAGAAGCGCGGCGTCCCCGTGATGGCCACGCGAGGGGCGTACCCCGCCGACCCGATCGGGAACATGCGGCAGGTCTTCAGCATGATCGGCGAGGCGACGGGCCGCACCGAGCGCGCCGACCAAGTGCTCAAGGAGTTCGACGAGCACCTCGCGACGGCGAAGAAGCAGGTGGCCGACGCGGATCTGCCGACCAAGGACTTCCTGTTCTTCGACGGATGGCTCCAGGGAGGCAACCTCACCGTCCGTCCGTACGCCAAGGGCGCCCTGTTCACCGAGATAGGTGAACAGCTCGGTATGAAGCCCGCGTGGACGAAGGACGTCAACAAGGCCCACGGAAACGGCGGCGTCAACGCCTCCTACGGTCTCGCGCAAACCGATGTCGAGGGCCTCACCGGCGTGGGCAACGCCAACCTCTTCTACGCCAACGACGAAGGCGCCGGGGGCTATGTCAAGGCGCTTCAGAAGAACCCGATCTGGAAGTCGCTCCCGGCCGTGAAGGAAGGCCGCGCGCACTCCTTCCCGGCGCGGGTGTGGGGCGCCGGCGGGCCGCGCTCCTGCGCGCAGGCGATCGACGCGTACGTCGACGTACTCACCAGCAAGAAGTGA